One Vigna unguiculata cultivar IT97K-499-35 chromosome 11, ASM411807v1, whole genome shotgun sequence DNA window includes the following coding sequences:
- the LOC114168781 gene encoding uncharacterized protein LOC114168781, whose translation MRSFSKNKFLCFRPVVDIDCMLNSEVAPHRSSPIHFSRHPTSEKQQMVKNSQPKSVYFHHVSPKRTISRVIKAVFYETILNKRDHHKNRYIHDSFGYKHKNLKYGETKTLQSPLSTSSSASHASSESTTVSTQYSTMEKGKEGGHGSPLEKQKRFECYGIYLVLLSLAFTVFWGKLFGILLTSTLLYFFAVWDSSSPCKKRSPKIPRLRENPQDKDTRNYHDIVQDYRMAIVPFSFHDRDLQILRKN comes from the exons ATGAGGAGCTTCTCAAAGAACAAGTTCCTATGTTTTCGCCCTGTCGTTGACATAGATTGCATGTTAAACTCCGAAGTTGCTCCTCATCGTTCTTCTCCCATTCATTTCTCACGCCACCCCACTTCAGAGAAACAACAAATGGTGAAGAATTCACAACCCAAATCTGTGTACTTCCACCACGTTTCACCTAAACGAACCATTTCTCGGGTGATCAAAGCTGTGTTCTACGAAACCATACTG AATAAAAGAGATCACCATAAAAACCGTTACATCCACGATTCCTTTGGGTACAAACACAAGAATTTGAAGTATGGGGAAACAAAAACCCTTCAATCGCCTCTGTCAACTTCATCTTCAGCTTCACACGCGTCATCAGAATCAACGACCGTTTCAACTCAGTACTCCACCATGGAAAAAGGGAAAGAGGGTGGTCATGGAAGCCCACTAGAGAAGCAAAAAAGATTCGAGTGCTATGGAATATACTTGGTTCTACTAAGCTTAGCGTTTACGGTATTTTGGGGAAAGCTTTTTGGTATTCTTTTGACTTCAACATTGCTCTACTTTTTCGCCGTTTGGGACTCGAGTTCTCCGTGCAAAAAAAGGTCACCTAAAATCCCAAGGCTCAGAGAAAATCCACAAGACAAAGATACCAGAAATTATCATGATATAGTTCAAGATTATCGAATGGCCATAGTCCCGTTTAGCTTTCACGATCGAGACTTacagattttaagaaaaaattaa
- the LOC114169294 gene encoding G-type lectin S-receptor-like serine/threonine-protein kinase At2g19130, which yields MWNKTPPLLWLSLLITCFFSFHSSTSLAALTTISENQSLSGDQTLVSQNGTFELGFFTTGNTSKYYIGMWYRKIPQRTYVWVANREDPVSDKNSAKLTILDGNLVVLDQSQNIVWSTNLSSPSSGSVLALLLDSGNLILSDRANATATDAMWQSFDHPTDTWLPGGKISLNNKTKKPQYLTSWKNLDDPATGMFSLELDPEGSNAYLIRWNRTEQYWTSGSWNGQIFSLVPEMRLNYIYNFTFESNENESYFTYSLYNESIISRFFMDVSGQIKQLTWLDNAQQWNLFWSQPRQQCEVYAFCGGFGKCTENSMPYCSCLTGYEPKSQSDWNLSDYSGGCVRKTELQCASPDSSNKGSDRFLSILNMKLPNHSQSIGAGNVGECESTCLSNCSCTAYAYDNNGCSIWYGDLLNLQQLTQDDSSGQTLFLKLAASEFHDSKSNKGTLIGAVAGAVGGVVVLLIVLVFVILRRRKRHVGIGTSVEGSLVAFGYRDLQNATKNFSEKLGGGGFGSVFKGTLPDSSVIAVKKLESISQGEKQFRTEVSTIGTVQHVNLVRLRGFCSEGTKKLLVYDYMPNGSLDSKMFQEDRSKVLEWKMRYQIALGTARGLNYLHEKCRDCIIHCDVKPENILLDADFVPKVADFGLAKLVGRDFSRVLTTMRGTRGYLAPEWISGVAITAKADVYSYGMMLFEFVSGRRNSEASEDGQVRFFPTFAANTVHQEGNVLGLLDPRLEGNADIEEVIRVIKIASWCVQDDESHRPSMGQVVQILEGFLDVTLPPIPRTLQAFVDNHENIVFFTDSSSTQSSQVKSNTSTASSQAKSNTSSKNSQSS from the coding sequence ATGTGGAACAAGACACCACCTTTGTTATGGCTTTCTCTCCTCATCACATGCTTCTTCTCTTTCCACAGTTCTACATCACTCGCAGCTTTGACCACCATCTCAGAAAATCAATCTCTCTCCGGGGATCAAACTCTTGTCTCCCAAAATGGAACCTTTGAACTGGGTTTCTTCACCACAGGTAACACCTCTAAATACTATATAGGCATGTGGTACAGAAAAATACCTCAAAGAACTTATGTTTGGGTTGCAAATAGAGAAGACCCAGTTTCTGATAAGAATTCTGCTAAATTAACAATATTGGATGGTAATTTAGTGGTCTTAGACCAGTCCCAAAATATAGTTTGGTCAACGAATTTGAGTTCTCCTAGCTCGGGTTCTGTGCTAGCCCTGCTTCTAGATTCTGGGAATCTTATATTAAGCGATAGGGCTAATGCAACAGCAACTGATGCTATGTGGCAGAGTTTCGATCACCCCACCGACACGTGGCTTCCCGGAGGCAAGATAAgtttgaacaacaaaacaaagaagCCGCAGTATCTGACTTCATGGAAGAATCTTGATGATCCTGCAACGGGAATGTTCTCTCTTGAACTAGACCCTGAAGGAAGCAATGCATATTTGATTCGTTGGAATAGAACTGAGCAGTATTGGACAAGTGGTTCTTGGAATGGACAAATTTTCAGCTTGGTTCCTGAGATGAGACTAAACTACATCTACAATTTCACCTTTGAGTCCAACGAGAACGAGAGCTACTTCACCTACTCCTTGTATAACGAGTCCATTATATCTCGCTTTTTCATGGATGTCTCGGGGCAGATTAAGCAACTGACGTGGCTGGACAATGCTCAGCAGTGGAATTTGTTCTGGTCTCAGCCAAGGCAACAGTGTGAAGTGTATGCTTTCTGTGGTGGATTTGGGAAATGCACTGAGAATTCCATGCCATATTGTAGTTGTTTAACTGGGTATGAGCCAAAGTCACAATCGGATTGGAATCTTTCGGATTACTCAGGGGGGTGTGTGAGAAAGACGGAGCTGCAATGTGCCTCACCAGACTCCTCTAACAAGGGCAGTGACAGGTTCCTTTCAATTCTCAACATGAAATTGCCTAATCATTCACAATCCATAGGAGCCGGGAATGTTGGGGAATGTGAATCAACATGCTTGAGTAACTGTTCTTGTACTGCATATGCTTATGACAACAATGGTTGTTCAATTTGGTATGGTGATCTCTTGAATCTGCAGCAGCTTACTCAAGATGACAGCAGTGGCCAGACTTTGTTTCTCAAACTTGCAGCGTCTGAGTTTCATGATTCTAAAAGCAATAAAGGGACACTCATTGGTGCGGTTGCTGGAGCTGTTGGTGGTGTGGTGGTTCTTCTGATTGTTTTGGTGTTTGTGATTCTGCGGCGCAGAAAGAGGCATGTTGGGATAGGAACATCTGTGGAGGGCTCATTGGTGGCATTTGGGTACAGGGATTTACAAAATGCTACTAAGAATTTCTCAGAGAAACTGGGAGGAGGGGGTTTTGGCTCTGTCTTCAAAGGAACATTGCCTGATTCCAGTGTCATTGCAGTGAAGAAGCTTGAAAGCATTAGCCAAGGTGAGAAGCAGTTCAGAACGGAAGTGAGCACAATTGGGACAGTCCAACATGTGAATCTTGTAAGGCTTCGCGGGTTCTGTTCGGAAGGTACTAAGAAACTTCTGGTTTATGATTACATGCCAAATGGTTCCTTGGATTCCAAAATGTTTCAGGAAGATAGATCAAAGGTGTTGGAGTGGAAAATGAGGTACCAAATTGCTCTTGGAACAGCAAGGGGGTTGAATTATCTTCACGAGAAGTGTAGAGACTGCATCATACACTGTGATGTGAAGCCAGAAAACATTCTCCTTGATGCTGATTTTGTTCCAAAGGTGGCAGATTTTGGCCTTGCAAAGCTGGTTGGAAGGGACTTCAGCAGAGTCCTCACAACCATGAGAGGGACAAGAGGTTATCTTGCCCCAGAGTGGATTTCAGGTGTGGCTATCACTGCCAAAGCTGATGTTTACAGCTATGGAATGATGCTTTTTGAGTTTGTGTCAGGTAGGAGGAACTCTGAGGCCTCGGAAGATGGCCAAGTGAGGTTCTTCCCTACTTTTGCTGCAAACACTGTCCACCAAGAGGGGAATGTGCTTGGCTTGTTGGACCCTAGGTTGGAGGGAAATGCTGACATTGAAGAGGTCATTAGAGTCATCAAAATTGCTTCATGGTGTGTCCAAGATGATGAATCTCACAGGCCTTCCATGGGTCAGGTGGTTCAAATCCTTGAAGGGTTCTTGGATGTGACTTTGCCTCCAATTCCAAGGACCCTCCAAGCCTTTGTTGACAACCATGAGAACATAGTTTTCTTCACTGACTCCAGCTCCACACAGAGTTCACAGGTAAAGAGTAACACCTCAACTGCTTCCTCTCAAGCCAAGAGCAATACCTCATCCAAAAATTCTCAGTCCTCATGA